The genomic segment CTTTCCGCCGATTCGCCTAGCCTCGTCATACCTGTATGGAAAGACGTTCCCCGCCGCCAATGCTGCGCCACAGCGCTACTTGTTGAGCGCGGCGGTGGATACGAAACTGACCGTGCGCGTGGTGGCTGTCTCCAGACGGGCGGGCGCACAACTCACGGTGAGTATTGATGGGCGTCCGGCGGCTGAATTGGCGCTGGTGAGCGGGGCGTTTCCCACCGAATTGATCGTCCCTATTCCGGCGGGGGAACATGAGATCGTCCTTGATAACAGCGGCGACGATTACTTACAGATTGAATCGATTCAGGTGGAGTCTTACCGCGCCCCGCTGCGGGCGTTTGCCCGTGCCGAAAAGCGCGAGGGAGCGCTGCTTGCCGTCATCCAAAACCGGCTGTACACATGGCAACATGCCGCTAACACCAGCGCAGTGATCCCGCCCCAGAGCGCCGAATTTATCGTCGCCGGAATGCCCAGTGGGTCCTATCGGGTACGCATGATTGATCTTATCACGGGGGAATTGATTGGCTCGGAGACGGAAATTGTCGAAGCGGACGGGCTGTTTCGGGTTATGCTGCCGCCAGTGGCGGGGATGCTAAGCCTAGAGGCGCTGCGGGTGGCAAAGCCAGAGACACCACCAACGGCAACGCCCACCCTGACCCCAACGCCAGAGTTGAGTTTGACACCAACGGCGCGGGTGGTGGGCTGAGGGGGGTAGCAATGCTTATCCCTAGCAAAAACGGGGAATGATCGCTATTGTTATGCGGATTAACCGCACATCAAAAGGGCAGGACGCGGACGCATGGTTCAACTCTCAACGATTTTTTGGACGCTGATCGTCCTGTGGGGGGTCATTGGCTTTCTGCGCGGCTATACAAGGGAACTCGTCTCGGCGGCAGGGATCATCCTTGCCCTCTTTGCCACGTGGCAGTTTGATGGGGTTGTTTTGCGCCCGCTTTTGCGTGGGGCAACAGCGCAGCAGCAGTTCTGGGTCTATTCGGGGATTTTGAGTGGGATCACGTTCTTTGCCTACCAAACGCCAGCAGTTGCGGCGCGGATTGCTGCCCGTCAGCAAGCATCTGGACGGGTGGGCTTGCAAGAGCGGTTGTTGGGATTGTTCTTTGGGGCGCTAAACGGGTATTTATTCTTTGGCTCGATCTGGTACTATCTCGATGTTTTTCAATACCCCTTTCCCCCCTTCATCTACGCACCCTCGCCGGAATCGGCAAGCGCGGCATTGGTTGCCAGTTTGCCGCTTTTGTGGCTTGTTCAAAACAACCTGCTGACGATTTTGGTGATCGTCTTGTTCATGTTTGTCCTGATCGCGATGATCTAGGCGCGTGCTATCATGAAACATGTTCATCTTGTGGGGATTGGCGGGGCGGGGATGTCTGCCATTGCCCGTGTGCTGCACGGGCGGGGCTTTCGCGTCTCTGGCTCAGACCGCGCCCTAAATCCGATCACAGCGGCGCTCGCCGCCGAGGGGGTGACGATCTACGAGGGACACGCTGCCACTCATGTGGAAGGCGCTGAACTGGTGTTGATTTCTTCAGCGGTGCAGCCCGATAACCCCGAAGTCTCCGCCGCCCGCGCCGCTGGCATTGAGGTACTGAAGCGCCGCGAGGCGCTCCCCTTTGTGCTTGAGGGCAAAACCCAGATTGCTGTAGCCGGAACGCATGGCAAGACGACGACAACGGCATTGATCACGCACCTCCTGCGCGAGGTGGGGCGCGATCCTTCGTACATTGTGGGCGGGGTGATGCAAAATACGGGCAATAATGCCCACGCCGGAACGGGCGATGCCTTTGTCATTGAGGCAGATGAGTATGATCACATGTTCCTCGGTCTCATGCCAACGATTGGTGTGATCACGAACATTGAACACGATCATCCCGATATGTTCCCCACCTTTGATGATACTCTCCGCGCCTTCGAGGGCTTTGTGGGACGCATCCCCGATTACGACGGCGTGTTGATCGCTTGCGCCGATGATTCCGGCGCGATGCGCATCGCCAAACCCCGCCGAGGACGTGGGCAGCCCACCCTGACCTATGGAATTCACAGCCCAGAAGCAAATTGGCAGGCAAGCGAGACGGCGGATGGGTTGGTCATTCAGGGAATGGAAAACGGTGAACTGCTGGAGGTGACCCTTCAGAAGGCGCTCCCTCCGGCGTTGGTGGGGGCGCACATGCGCCAGAATATGTTGGCGGCATTGGCAGCGTGCGTCGCCTATGGCGCATCGCTGACGGCGATGATGCCCGCCCTTTTGAGCTTCAAAGGGACAGGGCGGCGCTTGGAGCAGATGGGGGTCTATCGCGGCGTGCCGATCTTGAGCGATTACGGACACCATCCGACGGCAATCCGCACTACGTTGGAGGCGGTGCGGCAGCTCTACCCTGAGGCGGCGGTGTGGGCGGTGTGGCAGCCGCATACCTACAGCCGGACGCGGACGCTTTTGGGGGATTTTGCCGAGGCGTTTGCCGCCGCTGACCACGCCCTGATCACCACTATTTATCCGTCACGGGAACGTTACCAAACGGGCGATCCCGATGGGAACTCTATTGAGGCGGCAGTACGCGGAACACATCACCCCGATGTGCGGTACAGCGGGGATTTGGCAGCAACGGCGCTGCTGCTGCGGCGGGAACTAACGGTAGGGGCGGTAGTGATTATCTTCAGCGCGGGCGATGCGCCGAAGATTGGGGAGATGCTGCTGGCGGAGGGTGGGTGAGGGGGGGAAGCCCCCTCAAAGGGTTATTCCCCCCTTCCCGCAAGGAGAAGGGGGTAGGGGCATGAGGGCTATAAGATATGGGTATGACAGACGTGAATCATGAACTGGTCAACTGACTTCATAGACAAAATTATTTGTGGCGACGCCGTTAATGTAATGAGACAGATACCCGACAAATGCATTGGGCTTGTCGTTACATCCCCGCCGTATAATCTCAAAAACTCCACTGGCAATGGTATGAAAGATGGAAGAGGGGGCAAATGGGCGAATGCC from the Anaerolineales bacterium genome contains:
- a CDS encoding CvpA family protein produces the protein MVQLSTIFWTLIVLWGVIGFLRGYTRELVSAAGIILALFATWQFDGVVLRPLLRGATAQQQFWVYSGILSGITFFAYQTPAVAARIAARQQASGRVGLQERLLGLFFGALNGYLFFGSIWYYLDVFQYPFPPFIYAPSPESASAALVASLPLLWLVQNNLLTILVIVLFMFVLIAMI
- the murC gene encoding UDP-N-acetylmuramate--L-alanine ligase; this translates as MKHVHLVGIGGAGMSAIARVLHGRGFRVSGSDRALNPITAALAAEGVTIYEGHAATHVEGAELVLISSAVQPDNPEVSAARAAGIEVLKRREALPFVLEGKTQIAVAGTHGKTTTTALITHLLREVGRDPSYIVGGVMQNTGNNAHAGTGDAFVIEADEYDHMFLGLMPTIGVITNIEHDHPDMFPTFDDTLRAFEGFVGRIPDYDGVLIACADDSGAMRIAKPRRGRGQPTLTYGIHSPEANWQASETADGLVIQGMENGELLEVTLQKALPPALVGAHMRQNMLAALAACVAYGASLTAMMPALLSFKGTGRRLEQMGVYRGVPILSDYGHHPTAIRTTLEAVRQLYPEAAVWAVWQPHTYSRTRTLLGDFAEAFAAADHALITTIYPSRERYQTGDPDGNSIEAAVRGTHHPDVRYSGDLAATALLLRRELTVGAVVIIFSAGDAPKIGEMLLAEGG